The Alosa sapidissima isolate fAloSap1 chromosome 12, fAloSap1.pri, whole genome shotgun sequence nucleotide sequence ccagagatacctgcgattacaacacctcatttttgctttttcatttgtaACTAGGAAAAAAAATCTCAGTTAAGTCAGTTAATAtgcgcagcggtcataataatgctaAAAAGGGCTAAAACAGTAACTGGCCTTTTCTTCCAGCATTCAAAATGTGAAAGGGGAGTTGACTTCAAACCAGTGCActtttgatttgtgtgtgttcagctacTATGCAGTCTCTTGACCTATGCTGGATGAATGTATGTTAAACAAGCCTTTTGGCAGACTATAAAGCGAATAATCTTTTCCAAATATCTACAACTGCTACAACAACATTTTTAATAAAGTGCTTTTCAACGCACCCAAAGCGctttggtctggctgctggcctACCTACCTAAAGATGGCAGGAAACGTCTCCATGGCAATAAGCTGGACAAAGAGGAGGTAGGCGAGACAGGCACGAGACTCTTCAGAGTAGCTGGCAGCCTTAGAGATGAACTCATCTCCCCTCCTCATTGGCTGGTGGAACAGGAGGACCGGCAGGGGCTTATGGATCGCAGTTAGTATGGCCTAAAAGGGTTCAAACAAACTACTGGTTTCGAGTGCATACTGTAGCCACGTCATTTGTCACTTTTTAACAGGATATGTGTCACATTTAGATCATCATATTGAACAGTTTATTTCTGGACTTCACCCCGACTATTTGGACAACTTGGACAACTTGGACAACTAATCATTTTTGtgataaaaatacattttgtcGTAAAATGGCATTGCTCAGAAGAAACAAAACACAGGTTTGCAGAGGCAGGCAAACACCCTTCCTTGAAGCTCTCATCTACAGTTAACTTTTCATTGGGTGGTAAGTCTGACCACACACAAGATGAAATAACCCTCAGGTCAATCAACACATTTAATTCATTCACTCGAGCTATGGGTTGCAACAAGACCCCGTTCAAACCGCAGCTCTCTGTGAACAGTGAGATCCAGCCCTGTAGTATCATGTGGAAGATGTGGCTTACCGTAATGCCAGTGGCAAAGGTCCAGAAGGGGCTACTGGGATCCTGCAGTATCGCCTGCAGCAGCGGCTCTCGTAGGCTCATCATGCAACTGAGGGCAGTGGAAGAGACCGTGAGCGAAAAGGTCTCAGTCAATCAGTCAATTTATTTTGCACTAACACGGCCAGTGCTTATAACAGTGGAACATGGAAAGGAAGTCAGAGTTAATAAATCCTAGTGTATCATAAAATTGAATCTTAATACTTGCTGATGCATCAGGATTTATTTCCAAAATATATCATGAGTTGTATGTTGTGAGTCTCTGAAACAAACTTCAGGGAGGTAAAATTGTTGTCAACTCTGACTTCCTTTTCCAGTTCCACTGTGATGCAACAGAAGAATGAGGTCTTGCACTATGTTGCGGACTTGCGATGTTATCAGAGTgtgaaattaaataaatcaaTATAGCAACACCTAGTATTCATATACACTATGTAGACAAAAGTATTGAGACCCCTGCCACTACGCACACTGCAACTTTAAAGACATCCTATTCTAAATCCATAGGATAATCCAATATGGAATTGCTGTACTGAAAAAATATTGCGATACTACACTGATTGCTTTCTCCCACCTGTAGTTATCTCCTCTCCTGAACTTAGCATTGTTTTCATAAATGGCAAAGCACTGAGACACAGAGAAGACTCACAATTTGACTATATCCTCTCTCAGCCTGTCGTTCACTGGGCCCTTTGCAGCAGATGCTGCTCCTTTCTTAGAGTCGACCGTCTTCACCTCCACCACAAAGGGCTGCAGGAAGTCCAGCAGGACGGCGCAGCACTTGCACAGGCCGTGCACGTCGGTCTTCTCCTGCTGCCTAGTGTAGGGCACGGGCAGCCGGGCCACCTGCCTCTGGGCAACCTCCAGCACGGCACCCACACACGGGCCCCTGTCATCCCCCAGCTGCAGCATCACTGCCGAATGAGAAAGAAGCCTGGACTTGTTAGCTGCACTTATAGTTCGTCACCAGCAGGGGGACACAGAGGCAATGTGTCATGGGTACAATGTTGCCCTCTTTAGAAAAGTCTGACATTTGTTTACTCCTGGTTCAAATGAATGGCTTATTTTGAAATGGCACACCTATATTGACATAAAATATGATTGTGGCAAAGATTAGGGTCAGGCAGGTAGGCTGTTGACAGTTTATCACCTGTCTGGAGATGTGGGAGGAGAAATATAACTGTCTCGCCAATGAATCCTGGATCGCAGTCCTCCAGTTGTCCAAACAAGTTGTCAAAGACTTCCTTTGGTTTACAAGCCTGAACAGAGCATTGAGATTCACATTAGTATTACGATTACATTGCAGAGGTACGGGATATGTTCTATAATGCCCACCAAAAAAATAATTTACCTGCACTAGGTGGGTGACCGCAGCCTCACAGTGCACAGGGTTCCGCTTCCTCTTCAGAACCTCTTTGACCAGTGGCTGTAGCAGCCCAAGACCCAGAGCCCTGACTATACCCTGCAACACAGGGAGGAAAGTAGAGGGAACAACAACCAAAAAGAGTTAACACAGCATGTGTTTAAAAGCTACAATGTAGGTATGGAACTTTAGTGCTTGGATGCCTCTGGGAGAATGAAATGGAAAAAATGTGTGTAGCAACAGCAAGGACTAAAGaataatggatggatggaatgaAATAATGCATTCGTTGATAGTCTTAAAACTGCACATTGACAGGAAATTGCATATTTTAAACACATTCGGAACCACAATGTTTTGTAAAAATCCCTAAACTATTCTGTCCTTTTTCATATAGCAACACTCTGAACTGAGTGTCCCTTAAGGCTGCCAGCAGAGCGAGAAATCTGACTGGACCTCAAAAACACcttggggtcagaggtcagtgcCATgggcaagaggaggaggagaggcataGTGCATCCAGGGCATCAGTGAAATAGGTCCTGGTCTGTTCCCAGTGGACCAGCACATTTTGTCCACTCTAATGACTTAAAGGCTGTGGTATTTCTCAGAGAAAGGAGAATGGAGGCCCTGCACTATTACCCTCCAACATCCCTCTTTAAAGATGAAGTCCAGCCACAGATTTCCCTCATATAGGCATGGATTTCCTGTTCAGTTAAGAAAGCAGAACAGAGGCTTGTTCATAATGCACAATAGCCTATGTATCTTTCACATGTTCTTTGTAggtttcctttttttgaagAACACTGTAAAAAGATAGGGACTGCAGTTTTCACCCAGAATATTGATATTTCACATATTTCATATTTAGGCCTACCTGGTTCTTTTCTTCTTTGATGAAGTCCAGTACCTTAGCACTCTCTCCTTGATCAATGCAGGCACTGCCAATTTGGATACAGAGTTCACGGTCCTTTTGCTTGAATTTGTTCTCTGGCGTTTTCCGCTGTGATCATCACAGAAGAAGAACCGCAATTTTATTTTAACCATGAGAGACCAATTGGTAGCCTAAATGCAATAGGCTTAGTGATTTCTAGCACACCAGTTGCATACAATTATTTGACAGTGTTGGTGATTGAgttcattttatattattaaAGAAGAAATAAAATTACTGAAGTTTACTGATACTTGAGGGAGTCCGGCCCAGCATAGTGCCACAGGCCATGACTGCAATGGTCCTAGATCAACTGAGTTTTGTTTTATCCCTCTAAAGCGAAAACGTCCGATTCTCTGACAATGGTGTCATTCTGGTGATGTAGATCATTCACTCACCCATTTCTCTACGACGTCTTTGAATTTTGGCATTGCATAAAGTGTACACTTTCCAATTCCTCTTGTGATGACCACTTATTTAGACCACAATTAGCCTACAGATACGCACAGCCCAGAGAAAACGAATGTTTTCTAAAAACAAAGCGTCGCCTGTTGCTAAGCTCACGACTAGCTGAAGTAAGCCGTCGACACTGAGCAATGACAGGCGCTCTTCTGTAAAGCTCTTATCAAAGCAGAGTGCCTGAGTACTAATAGGATTATGACTGGGCGATGTAACATGGACAGAGGGCGGATAGAAACCTCTAGAATGGAAGAGCCGAGACGAGTGGGACAAGACGTGCGACCTAGGTTGGTTCACCAAGACATTTCAAGCGCTAGACTTCTAGGCCTATTCCCAACTGCCGCTAAAAACGCAAATATTATCAGATCGGCAGATAGCGTCCGCTGGTCATGCCGCCGGtgtgccacttgtggtccgccgttgtaccaccatctctttaaatgtaacttgtcatgaatattaagaaaatacATGAAATGCTATTAAAATGATGTATGGATTAggcctacactgcaaaaaatggattctaaccaagtgttattgatcttatatgaaaagacttacctagcgccccctcaaaagatcattttgacttaatttaagaagactttaacttattttaaggagtcttatcaagacaaatttgcttaacgcactggcagacaaatttgcttgttttcaagatgagatgtcttaaaataagtcttttttttttttaattaagtcaaatgatttcacaagaaagcgccaggtaagtctctttatactgaaaacaataccaactagtttttatcttgatataagagtaataacacttggttagattttgttagataagcagtttttgcagtgtataactgaacaaataaaaaagattttAGACTAATAGTGCcaaaatattgggcaatttgtctgcaaccctccagcggaccgccagagaaccgatgcACAAAACGTCAGCGGACCGCCAGATCTGCCCCCAGTGGGCCGACAGTGGTCAGTCAGCCTCTAGCCTATCTGGGTGGCATACTCGCGACCCATTGGTAAACTAAAACTTAGATTAGGTTAGGCCTACTATGCTGTTGGCTGAAAAGGTGAACCAACTTACCCGCAACACCTCCCACCAAAGAAAATATATTGCCTCTTGCCATGCGTTTGATAGCCTAACCTAGCTATCAAAAACAAGAGTGTAGAATTGAGCTTGAAAGAAACCTTCAACCAACTATAGTCTAGTTAATGAGACCTCTTGATGGATGAGCAATTGGTTGTTCAAACAGGTGGCATTGTGTGCAGAATAAATACAGGTCGTTATAGCTTGTCTATTCGTCTCTTTCATGCAGGCTACAGGCCTCGTTCAATGATGCTTCTCCAAACACGCGCGTAAGGTGATACCCGCGCGCATCCTTCAAATTTCCTGTAACGGGCCCGATGGCTGTGCACAGAGGCCCTcgacaatgtagcctactgatttcAAAGTGAAGAAGCCTGTATGTTTGAGCGCCAGGATTTCTGTCCACAGCTGCTGGTTTGGTTTGCTCAATCTATTGCGCTCCGCTGAAAGGCTGATAACAAAAGACTGTCCAGTCAAATGCGAGGGGGGTGGTTAATTGCAAACTGGTGATTTGTTGTTTTTGCAGTTATTGACACTTTCttagttgtaggcctaggtaCACGGACAAAGATATATTACAGACATGGGGTTTCACATTGTCAGATGTTGACCCACGGCTTTCGTGTTGATCATATTTCACGAGATGAAAGGCCACTGAGGAAGCGGTAGCCTACTCAAGGACAGCAGTGCAGCACCGGGATTTTGAAGCACAGCTCAACAGCTGTCAGGGGTCTGGTCGGTGCTGTTATTCTGGTTTTGTAGACCTACCGGTACAATCATTCACTATCCACCATAAGATGCAGATCCGATTTAAGGTcagatgtgtaggcctatgcctaaTGACACCTGTGAAGGAGGACTGAATTCTCTAATGCGATATTAACTTTGAACACATTTAACAAAATCCTTTGCCTGGAGAGCTAATGTGAATTGTTTATGGCTTTCAAGTATTTCAGAAATAGTTCGTTGAATAGACATTCTTTAGGCTACACACAAGGGTGTGAATATGACCGGAATAGAGGGAACGGGGTCTTGTTTACGTACCTATTTGTGTCTGCGCTCTCTTCTGAAAAGGATCAACTCAAACTCTTATGAATATTTTACAGCTCGAAATTCATCCTGCAGACTTGCAGTAACTTGCAGTAACTCTGGAGGGCAGTGGTATCtttttgtgctgtgtgttttaaTCTAGGGAGGAAATGCCATTATGGTGACCCCATTAATTCCTTTCGTGGTTATTTATCATCCATCCTCACTGAGGTGATCAGGACTCtgtatgtaggctactcaatgcTGCCCAGATTCAAGAATGTAAAAAAATAGATGGTAGGCCTAGGCCAGCTTCATGAACAAACTTCTAGTAGTCGCATTCATTCTTCTTTGATGGTTTTGTTAATTAAATGGGCACACTCTTTGACATtcctaaaatatattttaaaccCTGTTTGTGTTTGCGCCTCACCTGATCTGGCATCAGAGTCAGTGGGCTGAAGGCATTTAGAGAACAGCCGGCCACTGAGAGGCAAGGCTTAGGTCACTGCTATCACATGGCTATCTGCTGTATATTTAATAGGCACCAGCAACCAGAAAACAATTGTGTAACCTGACGACCTGATGAACTCATCACTGTTCAGGGCTGAACGTCTGAAAGGTTGTGAAAAAGAAGGATATGTGGAGATGTCTTATTCTGAGGACCGGGAAATAACATAGGAAAATGTATTTAGTGAATGTGAATTCACTAATTTCTTATCATATCATCTTATCATTATCTCATCATATTGGTTACTAACAAACCTTTACACAGAATAGGCTATCTAAAAACAGTTTAATTTGTTTTGATTCCTAATGCAGTGTTTAACTTTTAGGTTTTGCACTGTATTTCATTTTCCATTATATATCTCCATTCAGCTGTGTCTATGTGAGAGTTGCCATTTTTAACCAGAGTGAGTCTCAAAGACCCCCGGGAGACTGGCCAGAGCTGCCTAACTGCCCTCCACCTCCCCAGGCCCCAGTCCACATGTCAGGAAAAACAGCCATGCTCAGGGCCTCTCCTCTGGGTCACTGCTCCAGCCTGTCGGTCTGCTTTTTGGTTGCTAGCGATGGA carries:
- the glmnb gene encoding glomulin, FKBP associated protein b, whose product is MPKFKDVVEKWRKTPENKFKQKDRELCIQIGSACIDQGESAKVLDFIKEEKNQGIVRALGLGLLQPLVKEVLKRKRNPVHCEAAVTHLVQACKPKEVFDNLFGQLEDCDPGFIGETVIFLLPHLQTVMLQLGDDRGPCVGAVLEVAQRQVARLPVPYTRQQEKTDVHGLCKCCAVLLDFLQPFVVEVKTVDSKKGAASAAKGPVNDRLREDIVKFCMMSLREPLLQAILQDPSSPFWTFATGITAILTAIHKPLPVLLFHQPMRRGDEFISKAASYSEESRACLAYLLFVQLIAMETFPAIFSPVYLLQRNMDYVNLLSARKDESWLTKGLDLCEKSLERVEGCTLPVEILELRSFYTVPQNLVQIMTVCPIKHLKTRALHVFQLFIDKLNGEAKHRFFRCMLTTSHHAGVEGHVIKNIKNQVDPANCGQVSCWFSGEHLLSLLQLALCLPQGAETDLLHGMDRVMESLNLLRFLLIKEKEKSSSKSMWAELCKLADSYLKVLRVCLSMSRSYYGSELKTLKENQKNKAKERREARKIKKPVREINVRDEKLSDMSEMEQHQVLQCAMVTFDLMDSLAVRIEELTEDRAAREP